A stretch of the Papaver somniferum cultivar HN1 chromosome 6, ASM357369v1, whole genome shotgun sequence genome encodes the following:
- the LOC113290786 gene encoding uncharacterized protein LOC113290786, with protein MESINVVIDDTNDFRQDNHIAAELPPSESVNKEKQIAEEPTIIPTIYDIDDKDDNGSIVEQPNDTESESHKPAKWVHQRHSTDDIIRDANARVMTRREIQSNGKNIFVAQIYVHDIIYGSTSKILTDEFLNLMSGEFEMSNVGELSYFLGLQIQQQKDNIFLPQEKCARNLVEKFELRGTTPMETPMPTTGKLQSNPSEKSVDQKLYRSMIGSPLYLTATRPDISFSVGCCAKFQTNPKESHLKAVKRIIRYVNGTLDYGVSYSMDTNNNLVA; from the exons ATGGAATCTATTAACGTAGTTATTGATGATACTAATGATTTTCGTCAAGATAATCATATTGCTGCAGAACTACCTCCTTCAGAATCTGttaacaaagaaaaacaaattgcaGAAGAACCTACAATTATTCCTACCATTTATGATATAGATGACAAAGATGACAACGGTAGTATAGTTGAGCAACCCAACGATACTGAAAGTGAATCCCACAAACCTGCAAAGTGGGTACATCAAAGACATTCTACAGATGATATCATCAGAGATGCCAATGCCAGAGTTATGACTCGAAGGGAAATCCAGAGT AATGGAAAGAATATATTTGTTGCACAAATTTATGTGCATGATATTATCTATGGATCCACCTCAAAGATTCTCACCGACGAGTTCCTAAATCTTATGAGTGGGGAATTTGAGATGAGTAATGTTGGAGAACTATCATACTTTTTAGGCTTGCAAATTCAGCAACAAAAAGATAATATTTTTCTCCCACAAGAAAAATGTGCCAGGAATTTAGTCGAAAAATTTGAGTTACGTGGTACAACTCCCATGGAAACTCCAATGCCAACCACCGGAAAGCTTCAGTCTAATCCTAGTGAAAAGTCTGTTGACCAGAAACTTTATcgatccatgattggaagtccgCTGTACTTAACTGCAACTAGACcagatatttctttcagtgtagGATGTTGCGCCAAATTTCAAACAAATCCTAAAGAATCACATTTAAAAGCTGTGAAAAGGATCATAAGATATGTCAATGGTACCTTAGATTATGGTGTATCGTATTCGATGGATACGAATAACAATCTTGTTGCCTAA
- the LOC113287475 gene encoding uncharacterized protein LOC113287475, translating to MEDVIMIEDDDIVKEEPQSFPSEGLNVDGGLVNHPQNETNINEENDPVSMEGIDLTQCFQIDKEFDSREAIIKWCQEVAGKNNTVLATIKSVKKQGGKGSVVELGCERSGVYSRRKSNISKSGQKRKRESKKCGCPLKLRCTCIGGNKWKLRVCCGKHNHEVGRTQAVDVLSMEDAVIIEDNNAVKENLSTEGGSSNGSCREASRSLNAIRDSESRPSDDFNVKKGSVSQPEKDTSVTEEEVLVFEEGIGLTHCCQTDKDLDGEKCSDSHLQKDTNVMEEDVSIFKEGIDLTPCFQTDKEFDTREAVIHWCQEVARSNNTGLMISKTLKKPGGKGSLVELGCVRSGAYRSHRKKGDKVLRKRKVLTKKCRCPFKLRSTCVEGNKWKLRVRCGRHNHEVECIPPGHSYFRRWKEDEDQLLCELTASGLRPRQVLHALKERSKENFLDIKTIYNRRTRLKLHGTGRSSVMQQVMKLSAQYHYMEWHRKDKETCELKDIIWAHPESTLLAQCFPFMLMIDCTYKTNKFKIPFFHVAGVSSVGTSFTVAYAFIEEETEEHFSWALMQLKSLYSPNNLPSVVLVNGELPLINAISIVFPGADKLICPNHIAKTIEINCKNAFENSEMWSNFCLDWENVWKAETKEDYVDMYTEFVTTWVARNVTCITYIRDTWLVHKESFIVAWTQKIKHFGYTVINRVENERDQLKKCMESSGHSFFPCWETLHNMINSQITHIKTSFDRSLTSVNRGHRSPIFSELRNQVSQRALELLQLELDKSSNQSSDMGRCRCLIRATHGLPCPHEVVKYTQEGSPIPLSAIDPQWKQLSIVPRVETNIDFDWLPEVQLLWQRWIESEELERCSLAEKIKELALC from the exons ATGGAGGATGTAATAATGATAGAAGACGATGATATTGTCAAGGAAGAGCCACAATCATTCCCTTCTGAG ggtttgaatgtgGATGGAGGATTGGTTAATCATCCACAGAATGAAACCAACATAAACGAAGAAAATGATCCGGTCTCGATGGAAGGAATCGACTTGACTCAATGTTTTCAAATCGATAAG GAATTTGACTCACGAGAAGCAATAATTAAGTGGTGCCAAGAGGTTGCAGGAAAGAACAATACAGTACTTGCAACCATAAAGTCAGTTAAAAAACAAGGGGGAAAGGGTTCTGTGGTTGAGCTTGGATGCGAAAGAAGTGGTGTCTACAGCAGGAGAAAGAGCAACATTTCTAAGTCCGGTCAGAAACGAAAAAGAGAATCTAAAAAGTGTGGTTGTCCTTTGAAATTGAGATGTACATGTATAGGCGGAAACAAATGGAAGCTTCGAGTATGTTGTGGAAAACATAATCACGAGGTCGGAAGAACACAAGCag TGGATGTACTAAGCATGGAGGATGCAGTAATTATAGAGGACAATAATGCTGTAAAGGAAAATTTATCAACAGAAGGTGGTTCTTCAAACGGCTCTTGTAGGGAGGCTAGCAGGTCCCTAAATGCTATTAGAGATTCAGAATCACGCCCTTCTGAT GATTTCAATGTGAAAAAAGGATCAGTTAGTCAACCCGAGAAAGACACCAGTGTCACGGAGGAAGAGGTTCTCGTCTTTGAGGAAGGGATCGGCTTGACTCACTGTTGCCAAACTGATAAG GATTTGGATGGGGAAAAATGTTCAGATAGTCATCTACAAAAAGACACCAATGTCATGGAGGAAGATGTTTCCATCTTCAAGGAAGGGATCGACTTGACTCCGTGTTTTCAGACTGATAAG GAATTTGACACTAGAGAAGCTGTAATTCATTGGTGCCAAGAGGTTGCAAGAAGCAACAACACAGGCCTTATGATCAGTAAGACACTCAAAAAACCAGGGGGAAAGGGCAGTCTGGTTGAGCTTGGATGTGTCAGAAGTGGTGCTTACAGGTCCCATAGGAAAAAAGGTGACAAGGTTTTACGTAAAAGAAAAGTACTCACTAAAAAGTGTCGATGTCCTTTTAAACTGAGAAGTACATGTGTGGAAGGAAATAAATGGAAACTCCGGGTACGTTGTGGAAGACATAATCATGAGGTGGAATGCATACCTCCAGGCCATTCATACTTCAGACGGTGGAAAGAAGACGAGGATCAACTACTGTGTGAATTGACTGCGAGCGGTCTCCGTCCTCGACAGGTACTTCATGCATTGAAAGAGAGGAGCAAAGAAAATTTCCTGGACATCAAGACCATATACAATAGAAGAACAAGACTAAAACTACATGGCACTGGAAGAAGCTCAGTGATGCAACAGGTCATGAAGTTGTCAGCTCAATACCATTACATGGAATGGCACAGGAAAGATAAAGAGACATGTGAATTGAAAGATATAATATGGGCTCACCCTGAATCTACATTGTTGGCTCAGTGTTTCCCTTTTATGCTGATGAttgattgcacgtacaagaccaaTAAGTTTAAGATTCCGTTCTTTCATGTAGCTGGGGTTTCTTCTGTTGGAACATCTTTCACAGTCGCGTACGCCTTTATCGAGGAGGAGACAGAAGAGCACTTTAGTTGGGCACTGATGCAATTGAAATCTTTATACTCGCCAAATAACTTGCCATCTGTAGTTTTGGTTAATGGGGAGCTTCCATTAATAAATGCAATCAGCATCGTGTTCCCTGGAGCAGATAAGTTGATTTGTCCAAATCATATAGCAAAAACTATTGAAATCAATTGCAAGAATGCATTTGAGAATAGTGAAATGTGGAGTAATTTCTGTCTGGATTGGGAGAACGTTTGGAAAGCAGAGACAAAGGAAGACTATGTGGATATGTATACCGAGTTTGTAACGACATGGGTGGCAAGGAATGTCACGTGCATCACATATATACGTGATACGTGGTTGGTGCACAAAGAGAGCTTTATTGTAGCTTGGACCCAGAAGATTAAACACTTTGGTTACACAGTAATAAATAGGGTTGAAAATGAGCGTGATCAATTGAAGAAGTGCATGGAGTCTTCGGGGCATAGTTTCTTTCCTTGTTGGGAAACACTGCACAACATGATAAACAGTCAGATTACGCATATTAAAACCTCCTTTGATAGGAGCTTGACTTCTGTTAATCGTGGACATCGGTCACCTATTTTTAGTGAGTTGAGGAACCAGGTATCTCAGCGTGCTTTGGAACTTTTACAGTTGGAGCTTGACAAATCATCGAATCAAAGCAGTGATATGGGCCGCTGCAGGTGTTTAATTCGTGCTACACATGGTCTTCCTTGTCCTCACGAAGTAGTGAAGTATACCCAAGAGGGTAGCCCAATCCCTCTTTCTGCTATTGACCCACAGTGGAAGCAACTGTCAATAGTACCGAGAGTGGAgacaaatattgattttgattggcTACCTGAAGTACAGCTTCTATGGCAGAGATGGATTGAATCTGAGGAACTTGAACGCTGCTCACTTGCTGAGAAGATAAAGGAACTTGCATTGTGTTAG